DNA sequence from the Drosophila sechellia strain sech25 chromosome 3L, ASM438219v1, whole genome shotgun sequence genome:
TATATCTGAATTCTCTATAGAAAGTCACTTTAAGCGGATACATAGGTCGACTTTCCACTTCGAGGCTTAAACAAAAAGAGGAACCCTtgtgtttaatatttaatccTCTTTAGTTGGTCACTTCTGGGATTTGAAGACTGCACTTGTGGCACGGAGGCAAACGCCACATGGCCACCGAGTAGGCCGACCCACTTCACCCACATAAACAGGCGGCTGGTGGAGCGCATCCCAAGCTCTTCGTCTGCTGATAAGAACGCTTGGGGCAGCAGAAACGGCAAGAACAGGGAGAACCTTCATCAGTCCGCTGCTGAAACTTTGCACCCAGATATCTGGTCGAGGCCCCCTTACTAAGCAGATTATTCGTCTGTGGACAATGCGATCCAAAAACAAGtgcgaaatatatatatatttattttgtatccGAAGAGTGCCTATACCCTATAGCAAAGTATAATTAAGCAGTATTTTTTAGAGGCCTAAAAAACGTTTCTGTATGGCTATTATACTTGCTCCCTAGAAAAAACCATTGCTTTATGACTTAATCATGGAATTGATTTCTTACCAtcgatttattattttacttaaTTGTTTCTTTAAAGGTACATAGATTGTAGATTGCATACCTGTCAAATTGTTAACATATCGATGCACAtcaattattttgcattttttgtactTTGTTACCGGTCTTATATGTTGATGTTAAGTCCCTAATAAGTCTGCTTTAATGCAAGTAATTTCATTTCTTTACATAAGATATCTTTTAATTAGATACTGTATATTTTCTTCTGATACTACGAAATCTACAGACATTCCTTTGCCCATAAAAGAACGGAATATTATGCAATATAAAAACTGTGTTTAGGCTATTGATTTTATAGACTGGTTTCTTGATAGCCGGGTCAAATCAGGTTTGGCCAAACGTGAGGAGGAACAAAAAGAAGGCATGAAAGGAAAATGCAAAGAGCGAGAAACAAAATGGAGCCTACTGAGGTCAAGGCGGGCACATGCGACTTTCGTCCATTGATTTTCGCACATTTTTCCCAAATTTCTTACCTAGGGTTCTGGACTACTTGAAGATGAAACACATTTGTCGGGCTTATTTATAGATTTGGGAAAATCAATGAAAATTTTACGTTTCGCCTATCGTATTTTTTACCGGGTCGCtttgggggggggggggggggcgtTTATGTAGGCGCGGGGCGAAAACTGAGAGGAAAAGCCCTAGAACCGAGCATGGAATACCGAAAAAGCGAAGGCCGGAAAAATTACTGCTAAACGGTCCGACGTTCGCAACAGAACTGAGTACTGCCAATTGGGAATCTCGGAAATAAAGTCAGTTTGCGTTTGAGTCCGTGTTCTGAGCATGCGTGCAACTGCTCCAACAACAGcgagcacaacaacaacactcGCAATCGCATGAATGAAGCCACACGGAGAACCGAACACCGCTAACCACAGAGAGCCAGTGCATACACTGAGCAAATTAGGTACAAGTATTttcgaaaaataataatttaaatgtaataCTTTAATTGAAGCCAAAGCTTAAgcttgtttattattatgatatAATATTGATATTGCCTTTTAAATCATTTCATTGGATTTAAATACGTATTTCGTCCAAATGAACAAAATTTAACAATGTTAATCAATGTTATCTTATTATAAACCAAACCTAAGCTGCAGCTTTTTCTGTAAGTGTGCCAGGGCTCCAAGGAAAGAGCGGCATTTGGGAGAGAGCGCTAACTCAGCTCCAGTCATAACAAACAACGAAACAAAGtggcaaaggcaaacaaactgCACGTGCTACACCAAACCGCTGGAGGGATGGGGAGCAGAGTGGAAGTGACAGAAAGCGGAGAGCAGAATGCAGAGAGAAAGCCATTGTGTCTGCCCGCTTTAGTGGCGTTCAGTTTTAGGGGGTGGGGGGAGAGGTCGTCCAAAGGATAACAGCCGCAGACAAACGGCTGTCATTTTATGGCCAGGTGAAGCGGGGGGGTGTCGTGACGCACTTGCTCCTTTCGGTCCTGCAATGCGACACGCTTGCGAGTGGTGCTTCCGCACTTTAGGTTCTTtagcaataaaaacaacataATAAATGTATGTGTTTCAGTGTAAATATTCGTgcgttatttttatttgtattcttCATCACCCCATTTCGCATATTATGCATAATTGTATATGATatattcgaacagaaaatttgatgaaaatataaatagtaaataagttagtaaaaatatttataattttttgcaCTTTGGTTGAGATTATTTAGGTACTTGTAATAAAAACTTTATTCTGTTaagaaatatttcaaaagtaCACTTGTACATATCACAATGTCGTTTGTTACAATAGGCTTTTTCAACACTTCTTAAAATCGTTTATCTAGGTTTCTGTATTCTGTAGAGCTGTATTGGTGTACTATATTTAACCTCCTTGCACTTGAGCACCTTAACATCAGAAGTGTTATAGCTGCCCTCCCACTTTGCGATGTGATACTGCCATACTTTTGACAGCTGTCTGTTAAGTTCAAAAGTATATTGACCAAGAATCTATAATTACTTGTAAAAGGTCGAACAGAATTTGTTAAGAGTCtctgaaatataaaaaaagtacACACAAAAGTGTGGGTAAACTTTAAGGAATCAAATCAAAGGGAATTTGAGGTTTTGCAACACCAAGATACTTGTGTGTGGGTCTTGCTTATTCAGGTTTTGTGGCGTTTTTATGACTTCTCGTGCGGGGCATAAAACAAAAGGGTTCTTAAGTGGGGATAATACAACAAAACTGAGTCAACATACCTCAGTATACAAAATGTATCTTACACATCCACCTTACATTCATTTTAAACATGTGTATGTTGCATACTTTAGGGCAAACATGCTTAGTGCGTATTTTAACCCGTCAGATACTTTTCAGGTCGGCTGATGctccagttttttttttggggtagTTCGGTCACTGCCATTCCCTTTTATCAGTTAATAAACCGCAGTTGCGGCTTCCATGctcaaaaacaagaaaagcttttcgcattttttaAAAGAAGAGCATTATTAATCGTTTGGCACTCGAACAATGGGCAGCGGCGAGGTGAAAATATCTTTGGAAGATTCCCCCAACTCCGGGGAAAGTTTCGCCAGTACAACTAGTGGTCCGTGTTGCGGTTCTGGCAGGGATTTGGATATTCAGGTGGATGAAAGGGACAACGAGGACGATCAGTTCCAATCGAGAGCCACCAGTGAATTGCAAAAATCCAAGAAATCTAACAAGAAATGTTCCAGCGATCTTTCGACGGAGAATAGCTATGCTGCCAACAAAAATGTAGCTGAAGGTAAGAACACAGTGCAAATCAATATTCGAAAGTTATAATActttatgtttaaatattcaatCTATTTCTTGTAGGCCTTATGGATATAGCTTTGCTTTCGGCGAATGCGAATCAGTTGCGATTCCTGATCACCTACAACGACAAGGCATCCACGTACATATACAGCATGATTATGGTGATACTTTCCCTCGTGCTGCAGCTTTTAGTTGGTATAATGCTGATCTTTAAAGTATGTGAGTACAGCTTCAATTAGTCTATTCACTAAAAGAAAATCTTCACAGCGACGTCTCAAGCGATTTAGGAACCGAAGTTACGAAAGAACCAACGATCTGCTAGTAATGGGAGTTTTCATGATCACAGTGATCAACATTCTGCTGGCCGCATTCACCACAACGGATCATTAGTGAATTAACAATACTATACAAcaatatgttttatttatattttatatgtgtatatattttaattgtattttatacAATATGCATAACAGAATCAACTATGTGGTAAATGCTACGTTAACATGGTGAGAACCGATAACGGATGGCCGTCAAAATTGTTCCAGCGGTTCCCACGCATAAATGCACTTGACGTATCTGACGTACGATATCTCAGCTTGTGTGGGGGATATGATGGGGGAAGGAGAAGTATCGGGGGATTCTTTAGGCCGCATAATCCTTCTTGATGCACTTGGCAATGGTGCTCAGCTGCATGTTGGTGGTGCCCTCGTAGATGGCTCCGATCTTCACGTCACGGTAGTACTTCTCCTGCGGGAAATCGCGGGTGAAGCCAACGCCTCCCATCCAGTCGACGCACTTGATCGCCGCCCTCTGGGCCACCTCGGAGGCGTAGTACTTGGCCATGGCCGCCTCCTTCTGGAAGGGCACTCCCTGCTCCTGCAGACGTGCGGCATTGTAGGTCATCAGGCGGGCGGCCTCGATCTCCGTGGCTACGGTGGCGATCTGGTGCTGCATCGACTGGAAGTTGTAGATGGCATCTCCGAACTGCTTGCGCTCCAGCAGGTACGGAATGGTGGCGTCGAAGGTTCCCTGGGCCAGGCCCACCATCTGGGCAGCAATACCGATGCGACCCTCGTTCAGGAAGCCGGCGGCGTACTTGTAGCCATGGCCGAAGGTTCCCAGGATGTTCTCCTCGGGCACACGCACGTTGTCGAAGGTGAGCTGGCAGGTTCCAGAGGCGCGGATGCCCAACTTGTCCTCCGGCTTGTTCACGATCAGACCGGGAGTCTCACGGTCCACAATGAAGGTGGTAATGCCACGGTAGCCCTGCAAAAAGCAAGATAACGATAAGGTTTTAGATTGAAAGAATTACgtaatcatattttttgttcagtaaaatgtaatttaagaaaattaatattagGCAGTTCAATAATTAGGTTATACATTTGATTTCTTCCAAcgttatatttaaaaaaagaaactcatttgcatattttaatatttaacgATCTGCAATCAAGTGAACTTTGATCTAAGAGCGATTAGATGGCAATCAGTTCGAATAACATAAAGATTAGCAAcggaaaatattttgaaatcgTTTAGTGGCATGCGAAAAAGTGAAAACGAAGCTAAGGGGTATAATAGGAAaaatctaataaaaatatgatttatttttaaatttaaatggttttaaaACACTTTAATTTGTTATGAAACTTTACTTACATCTTCTGGCTTGGCATTGGCGAAGATCAGGAAGACTCCGGCCACATCAGAGTTGGAGATCCACATCTTGGAGCCGTTGATTACGTAGTGGGAGCCATCCTTCTTGGCGACGGTCTTCAGGGAGAAGGCATCGGATCCTGCTCCGGGTTCGGTCAGGGCGAAGCTACCGGCGTACTCCTGGGCCAGCTTAGGCAGATACTTGGCCTTCTGCTCGGCGTTGCCGAACTTCATCATCAGCGAGTTGACCAGTGTGTTGTGAATGTCCACAAAGGCGGCGACGGCAGGATCAATTTTGGACAGCTCCTCCACCACGATGATGTTGGTCATGAAGTTGCAGCCACTGCCTCCCAGCTCGGTGTCGATCTCAATGCCCATCAGGCCGTTCTCGAAAACCGCCTTCACCACGGATGGATCGAATTTGTGCTCAAAGTCCATTTTCTTCACCAAGGGCTGGATCTGCTCCTGAGCCAGTTTGGCAACTGAAAGTTTAAAGGAAAGAACCCATGGTTTATGAAACATGTGAAATAACTCATAAACGAATTTGTCAATTATCCTTGCATACATTATTTTCAAACTTGACAGTGAGATTGAATCTttagatacattttaaataggttttatatttttaaattattttataacaaATAAGAATTCCTAGAGACTTCATTTCTAGACCTTAAGTTTAAGtcatatgtgtatatgtatatgtgtagaTTTAGAATCTAACGATCGGTGGAAGAGCTTAAGTCAAAGTTTTTGCAAAGCTTCTAGAAGCTTTTAACTGCACGTTTTCGAAAAAGGTAAAAACTAAAgctttttgcttttaattCTTTTTGACTTCTTTTTCTTCTAAGGGGCGCGATGTTTGTTGTTGATCTCTTGTTTGTGTAGGTTGAGGTATTTTTCTACACGCGTTTGTCTCTCAGATAAACAGTCTTCGTGTGTGCTTTTTTTATCACCAGATTCTACGATCGCGTGGGGCTCTCGCAGCTGTCTTCTTTCTATTATTCTCTCAGCGTATTTATTATTGATCttttttaagcattttttcttttttcttttcttttgccTTTGCGTTTCTGTTTTTCTGCTTGGAAATCCAATTGGTACACACCCACAGAAGCTCCCACACCTCCGCCGCCCCTTCTTCAATCAAATCACTTTCCTGGCGTTCTGCACacatttgtaaatactttCTTTCCGCTCACTTTTCATGGGAATTGCTTAAATAATTAACTAACTTTATAtattcattttgttttccGGCATATGGGCAGGGGTCACTCGGAAAATTTCTAACAGATGTGACGTGTCCCAATGGGCTCGATGGTAAATTTTACATGTCCTTTTTGGAGTTTGGCTTATAGCGCAAATaggaaattcaattaaatcagGTCAATATAGTCTTATATTGAaagtttaagttttaagtttttttggGCAACTATACTTGGTTGTTGAAGCTAATAATCGTTTTAGAAAATGTGTGTTTGCTATTCTTTTACGTACTTTAAGTTTACTTATACATATTAAAACAGATAATTTAATgccataatttaatttaatttgtgttAACTGTACCAAAGCCTATGATATATCTAGGTagtttgaaaaatataaaaaaccaGTTTCAGTTCATGCACTTAGCCACTTTGCATTCAGCTCAGATTACGCAACAGTCAGGCCATATAGACACATACTTTCCCACTTAGAATTATTTGTATATAACAAACATACATACTATATGGGAAGCCATATAGATTGAGACCAATTGAGCAATTGATAAGCGGAACGaggattattaattaatatggCGAAAAAACAAGGTGTTAGGTGATAAAAAGGAAATGTAACCTTCTCAACTAGGAATTAGATGGCTTGCAGGGGGAGAACAACAACAAGTCGTTCTTCTCCGCCCACTCAGGTAATTCAACTCTCTAGGGAAGGGCGCCCGGCCAAGTGCCACGCCCCGGATTGCCCGGCGTGGTCACTAGAACAGTGACCACAGGTGGACAGGGAGAATGGCACAGCCGCATTTATTGCTCTATCACAGGTGTAACGCTATTCGGTTGACGTGTAAAACCAGAACCGTACAGCTGACTGACCTGTGAAAACACGTGGTTAAAAGGATATCCTTAAGGACACTATTTATAGTTAATGAGGAAAATTCCGCCCACGCAATAACAGTACTCTGGGGGGAAATGAGAGGATCTCGATGAGAGAGGCTTGATTTGAGGCTCGAACTCGCGCTCTTGTAAAAATTCTTCTTTCTTTATGTGCCGGCCGCTCAACGAGGAACACCACGGCCAACCGTCAAATATCAACGACGAAACTCGATGTTCAGCGGTGGCGGCTATTTTTAGAacacgcgtgtgtgtgtgtgtgtgtgaacgGGGTgggcgtgtgcgtgtgtgccgGGCCCACCCCTTTTTCCTTTAGGTTTCTACCTGGATAAGTGTTCTCACTGGTAAACTATTGTTATTATCaattaaatatcattttttaAAGTATTAAGCCAGTGAGAGGAAAAATTTTCCATCGGGAAAAAGCTTGTGATAAGGTTCGATCTTGAACTTGCCAAGTTGGCAGCTTTAGCTTTTCAGCCATTAATTATGCACTTTATAAGaataaatatattcatttaGTTTAAGTAAACACTTTTAAACACGTTTGACACAAAAAGATATTTGAATtactattatatatattatactattttattatttctaaattgaataatatttatttaaaatgcatttaagcgtatacacaaaaatatatgtttttgtatatatatatatatatatatatatatatatatatttagccaaGGGAAAGTTTCCAGCTTTAAGAAATCGCATGATTTTGAACCTAACAAAATTGTCACCCAAGGACCTCATTGGACTGAATCATTAATTTTGTGTAACTTTTTATCATACTATTATTAAATACCGaaatagttttattaaaaattattatagatatggagaaaaaatatttttcaccaaaggaaataaattataaagtGATAAAACACATTCAAGGACCTCAATAACTTTTAACATATTAGTTTTACAATGCAAAAAATTAGTACGAATCATCATtacaaattatataataatgaccagaaaataaaagttaataCGGTATTAGTATAAGATATGGCATGTTTCTAACTATTTGAAGGAAGACTTGATCAAATCGGAAAATGTACATCTTGTAATATTCAAAcatatattcaaatatatacGTCATAAAGAAAATGGACAAACCTACCCACTGATACTTAGTGACATTTTACTTCTACtatcaaaattaaaaaggTGCTTATCTGGCAAGCGGCCTCCTCCGCGTTTCCCCCAACTAAATAAACTTtatcagcaaaaaaaaaaaacgtaactCGAAAAATACGAATACACACATAGTAGTGCAGCAAGACTTCAGTTGGTTAGCACAAtggaaaaattaataaataacaaGAGCATCATTAAAATGCGATGCTTGGTGTTACGTAACAACAAGCAAGTCCCACTAAGCACCataaaaataactaaaaattCGACATGGAGAAAAAAACACGCCTATCAATTGGGGGCTACAACTGGATGTACAGTACCATTAACACTATGATCTATTTGGATCCAAAGGGGATACTCACCAGTCTCCTTCATCATTTTCTCATCGTCGGTGAGGAAGGTGAGGGGTGGGGGGAGACCTGTTGCCGAGGACATCGCAGCATTTTGCTGACGTGCAGCGT
Encoded proteins:
- the LOC6618359 gene encoding short/branched chain specific acyl-CoA dehydrogenase, mitochondrial; the protein is MMNSLKKLPVRMLANAARQQNAAMSSATGLPPPLTFLTDDEKMMKETVAKLAQEQIQPLVKKMDFEHKFDPSVVKAVFENGLMGIEIDTELGGSGCNFMTNIIVVEELSKIDPAVAAFVDIHNTLVNSLMMKFGNAEQKAKYLPKLAQEYAGSFALTEPGAGSDAFSLKTVAKKDGSHYVINGSKMWISNSDVAGVFLIFANAKPEDGYRGITTFIVDRETPGLIVNKPEDKLGIRASGTCQLTFDNVRVPEENILGTFGHGYKYAAGFLNEGRIGIAAQMVGLAQGTFDATIPYLLERKQFGDAIYNFQSMQHQIATVATEIEAARLMTYNAARLQEQGVPFQKEAAMAKYYASEVAQRAAIKCVDWMGGVGFTRDFPQEKYYRDVKIGAIYEGTTNMQLSTIAKCIKKDYAA
- the LOC6618358 gene encoding ninjurin-1, with the translated sequence MGSGEVKISLEDSPNSGESFASTTSGPCCGSGRDLDIQVDERDNEDDQFQSRATSELQKSKKSNKKCSSDLSTENSYAANKNVAEGLMDIALLSANANQLRFLITYNDKASTYIYSMIMVILSLVLQLLVGIMLIFKRRLKRFRNRSYERTNDLLVMGVFMITVINILLAAFTTTDH